One window of Salminus brasiliensis chromosome 16, fSalBra1.hap2, whole genome shotgun sequence genomic DNA carries:
- the ogdhb gene encoding 2-oxoglutarate dehydrogenase complex component E1, with protein sequence MYRLRTCAAWLLPLTAQQNALNFSQRRLAVAGVPRTFQPIRCYTAPVAAEPFLNGTSSNYVEEMYYAWLENPKSVHKSWDIFFRNANAGAPPGAAYQSPPPLGVNLSGLSQAQALVGAQPNVEKLVEDHLAVQSLIRAYQIRGHHVAQLDPLGIMDADLDSCIPMDIITSSAKLGFYGLNEADLDKVFRLPTTTFIGGNESALPLKEIIRRLEMAYCQHIGVEFMFINDLEQCQWIREKFEKPGVMQFTLEEKRTLLARMIRSTRFEEFLQRKWSSEKRFGLEGCESLIPALKTIIDKSSENGVESVILGMPHRGRLNVLANVIRKELEQIFCQFDSKLEAADEGSGDVKYHLGMYHRRINRVTDRDITLSLVANPSHLEAVDPVVQGKTKAEQFYCGDTEGNRVMSILLHGDAAFAGQGIVYETFHLSDLPSYSTHGTVHVVANNQIGFTTDPRMARSSPYPTDVARVVNAPIFHVNADDPEAVMYVCKVAAEWRATFHKDVVVDLVGYRRNGHNEMDEPMFTQPLMYKQIKKQKPVLQKYVEKLIAEGAVTRLEYEEEVAKYDKICEEAYTRSKDEKILHIKHWLDSPWPGFFTLDGQPKSMSCSSTGLSEDDLVHIGKVASSVPVKDLTIHGGLTRILKGRASMVENRMVDWALGEYMAFGSLLKEGIHVRLSGQDVERGTFSHRHHVLHDQNVDKRTCIPMNYIDPNQASYTVCNSSLSEYGVLGFELGFAMASPNALVLWEAQFGDFHNTAQCIIDQFICAGQAKWVRQNGIVLLLPHGMEGMGPEHSSARPERFLQMCNDDPDVFPKITHDFAMRQLYDCNWIVVNCSTPANYFHVLRRQILQPFRKPLIIFTPKSLLRHPEAKSSFDDMLHGTYFKRLIPEEGTASQNPAGVKRIIFCTGKVYYDLTKERKSKGMEDAVAIARIEQLSPFPFDLVKAEIDKYPQADVLWSQEEHKNQGYYDYIKPRICTTINNTRPVRYAGRESAAAPATGNKKAHLLELERFLNTAFNLDAFQGQP encoded by the exons ATGTATCGCTTAAGGACTTGTGCGGCCTGGCTTTTGCCACTCACAGCCCAACAGAATGCTCTGAACTTTTCACAGAGGAGGCTAGCGGTGGCCGGGGTGCCAAGGACGTTTCAGCCCATCAGGTGCTACACCGCGCCTGTTGCCGCTGAGCCTTTCCTCAATGGTACAAGCTCCAATTATGTGGAGGAGATGTATTATGCGTGGCTGGAGAACCCCAAGAGTGTGCACAAG TCTTGGGACATATTCTTCCGTAATGCCAACGCAGGTGCACCCCCAGGTGCTGCCTACCAGAGCCCACCTCCTTTGGGGGTGAACTTGTCAGGACTGTCTCAGGCCCAGGCACTGGTAGGAGCTCAGCCCAATGTGGAGAAACTAGTAGAGGATCATCTGGCTGTGCAGTCCCTCATCCGGGCCTATCAG ATACGTGGACACCATGTTGCCCAGCTGGACCCCTTAGGAATTATGGATGCTGATCTTGATTCGTGCATCCCTATGGATATCATCACTTCCTCTGCCAAACTTG GTTTCTATGGTCTTAATGAGGCGGATCTAGACAAAGTGTTTAGACTCCCCACCACTACTTTCATTGGGGGCAATGAGAGCGCCCTGCCACTCAAGGAGATCATCCGCCGTTTAGAG ATGGCATACTGTCAGCACATTGGGGTGGAGTTCATGTTCATCAATGATCTGGAGCAGTGCCAATGGATCAGGGAGAAGTTTGAGAAGCCTGGTGTGATGCAGTTCACTCTGGAAGAAAAAAGGACTCTACTAGCTCGCATGATCCGCTCTACCAG ATTTGAGGAGTTCCTGCAGAGGAAGTGGTCTTCAGAGAAGCGGTTTGGACTGGAGGGCTGCGAGTCGCTCATCCCAGCCCTCAAAACAATCATTGACAAGTCCAGTGAGAACGGTGTGGAGAGTGTAATTTTGGGCATGCCTCACAG GGGCCGTTTGAACGTGCTGGCCAACGTCATTCGTAAAGAGCTGGAGCAGATCTTCTGTCAGTTTGACTCCAAGCTGGAGGCAGCTGATGAG GGTTCTGGAGATGTGAAATACCATCTGGGGATGTATCACAGGCGAATCAACCGTGTGACAGACCGTGACATCACCCTCTCCCTGGTGGCCAACCCCTCTCACTTGGAAGCAGTGGACCCAGTGGTGCAGGGCAAGACCAAGGCTGAGCAGTTCTACTGTGGAGACACTGAAGGCAACAGG GTAATGTCTATTCTGCTGCATGGAGATGCAGCATTTGCAGGGCAGGGCATTGTGTATGAGACCTTCCACCTGAGTGACCTACCCTCATACTCTACACATGGCACTGTACATGTGGTCGCCAACAACCAG ATTGGCTTCACTACTGACCCAAGGATGGCCCGCTCCTCTCCCTATCCCACCGACGTGGCCCGAGTGGTCAATGCCCCCATTTTCCATGTGAACGCTGATGACCCGGAGGCTGTGATGTATGTGTGCAAAGTTGCTGCAGAGTGGAGGGCGACTTTCCACAAAGATGTAGTGGTAGACCTG GTAGGCTACCGGCGGAACGGCCACAACGAGATGGATGAGCCAATGTTCACACAGCCACTGATGTACAAGCAGATTAAGAAGCAAAAGCCAGTGTTGCAGAAATATGTAGAGAAGCTGATTGCAGAGGGAGCCGTCACCAGATTGGAATATGAG GAAGAGGTCGCCAAATATGACAAGATCTGTGAGGAGGCCTACACTCGCTCCAAAGATGAGAAGATTCTCCACATCAAACACTGGCTTGACTCCCCCTGGCCCG GTTTCTTCACTCTGGATGGCCAGCCTAAGAGCATGAGCTGTTCCTCCACTGGACTGAGTGAAGATGACCTTGTTCACATTGGCAAAGTGGCCTCTTCTGTGCCTGTTAAGGACCTTACCATCCATGGAG GTTTGACCCGTATCCTGAAGGGCAGAGCGTCGATGGTTGAGAACCGAATGGTGGACTGGGCTCTGGGCGAGTACATGGCCTTTGGTTCTCTGTTGAAAGAGGGCATCCACGTTCGCCTCAGTGGCCAGGATGTGGAGAGGGGCACCTTCAG CCACCGTCACCATGTACTGCATGATCAGAATGTGGACAAGAGGACTTGCATTCCAATGAACTACATTGACCCAAACCAGGCATCTTACACTGTATGCAACAGCTCCCTATCTGAGTATGGTGTTTTGG GCTTTGAGCTGGGCTTTGCTATGGCTAGCCCTAATGCTCTGGTGCTTTGGGAGGCCCAGTTTGGTGACTTTCACAACACTGCCCAGTGCATTATCGACCAGTTCATCTGTGCCGGCCAGGCCAAGTGGGTGCGCCAGAATGGCATTGTCCTGCTTCTTCCCCATGGCATGGAGGGAATG ggTCCGGAGCATTCATCAGCTCGTCCAGAGCggtttctgcaaatgtgtaatgATGACCCAGATGTTTTCCCT AAAATCACTCATGATTTTGCGATGCGGCAGTTGTATGACTGTAACTGGATTGTGGTGAACTGTTCTACCCCTGCCAACTACTTCCATGTGCTGAGGAGGCAGATCCTTCAGCCCTTTCGCAAGCCT CTTATCATATTTACTCCCAAGTCACTTTTACGTCACCCAGAAGCTAAGTCCAGCTTTGATGACATGCTACATG GCACATACTTCAAGCGTTTGATCCCAGAGGAGGGCACTGCATCCCAGAATCCTGCCGGAGTGAAACGCATCATCTTCTGCACAGGAAAGGTTTACTATGACCTGACCAAAGAGCGCAAGAGCAAAGGGATGGAGGATGCTGTGGCTATCGCCCGCATTGAACAG ctttctCCATTCCCGTTTGACCTGGTGAAGGCAGAAATAGATAAATACCCACAGGCTGATGTGCTATGGAGCCAGGAGGAGCACAAGAATCAGGGCTACTATGATTACATAAAGCCACGCATCTGCACCACTATTAACAACACCCGTCCTGTCCG TTATGCTGGGCGTGAGTCAGCTGCTGCCCCTGCCACCGGCAATAAGAAGGCCCACCTCCTGGAGCTGGAGCGTTTCCTAAACACAGCCTTTAACCTAGACGCCTTCCAGGGCCAGCCCTAA